A window of Mercenaria mercenaria strain notata chromosome 16, MADL_Memer_1, whole genome shotgun sequence contains these coding sequences:
- the LOC128549304 gene encoding melanocortin receptor 5-like — protein MEQWNSNSTQGARDIILASQTVHEISTQISFETNITFNTSLFDKLEHLYRNNKKLSVEERAGEVLKKPTWTLSFLIFILGLLANSFTIQAIMNIPKHHRSAHLKFIISLACSDTLILIAIFCGDIIYIFSSLHSDCTRLLKTLMLDVPLLATLLNLLAMALDHYLASFRQLHYPHLMTRSRGNYVICCIWLFSVASALTEFVIGIDLSANTFGSFCMAIAYDSYNIEQFIVGTIFVVLLFIILIYIRMYIHVRRSLPGRSRHKRQSVTPSLKTLVTTILFIGTFVFFWTPEGIFQIYMYLRTKADENFIHEHFEDITQISDILFLILQLNSLADPIIYAIRLPKVQQGLKTLFCKKVERDQDIDKCNMQLKQTNVTNLTCLNNLNKHI, from the coding sequence ATGGAGCAGTGGAACTCGAACTCGACTCAAGGCGCTAGGGATATCATTTTGGCTAGTCAGACTGTACACGAAATTAGCACACAGATATCCTTCGAGACAAATATTACCTTTAATACAAGTCTGTTTGACAAACTAGAACACCTTTACCGAAATAACAAAAAGCTTTCAGTAGAAGAGAGAGCAGGTGAAGTTCTTAAAAAGCCGACATGGACGTTATCGTTCCTTATCTTTATATTAGGTCTACTTGCAAACAGTTTTACAATTCAAGCCATTATGAATATTCCAAAGCATCATAGATCAgcacatttgaaatttatcattaGCCTTGCGTGTTCAGACACTTTGATTTTGATTGCAATATTCTGCGGTgacatcatttatatattttcgtCACTTCACAGCGATTGTACTAGATTGTTGAAAACCTTGATGTTGGACGTACCACTGTTGGCCACTCTGCTAAATTTATTAGCAATGGCTTTGGATCACTATCTAGCGAGCTTTAGACAGCTGCACTATCCCCATCTTATGACAAGATCGCGTGGCAATTACGTTATTTGTTGTATTTGGCTGTTTAGTGTCGCCTCGGCTTTAACTGAATTTGTTATAGGAATAGATTTAAGTGCCAATACGTTTGGTTCATTTTGCATGGCCATTGCTTATGACTCGTATAACATTGAGCAGTTTATTGTTGGTACCATTTTCGTGGTGCTACTTTTCATCATCCTAATTTATATCAGGATGTACATTCATGTGAGGCGATCTCTTCCTGGAAGATCAAGACATAAGCGACAAAGCGTAACGCCTAGTTTGAAAACGCTAGTGACAACTATACTTTTTATCGGCACTTTCGTTTTCTTTTGGACACCCGAGGGTATCTTTCAAATCTACATGTATTTGAGGACGAAGGCCGATGAAAACTTTATACACGAACATTTTGAAGATATAACTCAGATCAGTGATATTTTATTTCTCATCCTTCAGCTTAATTCACTGGCTGACCCGATTATTTACGCTATCCGACTCCCTAAGGTACAACAAggattaaaaactttattttgtaaGAAGGTTGAACGTGATCAAGATATTGATAAGTGTAACATGCAACTTAAACAGACAAATGTAACCAATTTAACATGCTTAAACAACTTAAACAAACATATTTGA